In Miscanthus floridulus cultivar M001 chromosome 5, ASM1932011v1, whole genome shotgun sequence, one genomic interval encodes:
- the LOC136455289 gene encoding protein FAR1-RELATED SEQUENCE 5-like: MTMKSVIEEVFINTKHRNCLFHIKTKSYNKNVKVFVVNEGLYEDFEDIMNNSLIVKEFERLWKRMIEKRNLQGNHYFSKMWEMRKRFIPVYYKNDFFHFIQTTSRSEATNMRFKDNVGPTYSIISILKEYNQIVDTINRVEMLENNYSKQKRPKEFIFDYRIEQQAQQLYNKNILKKFHLQLKATSRLNYRETEDGKTFQVWQKSNQI, encoded by the coding sequence ATGACGATGAAATCAGTAATAGAAGAAGTCTTCATAAACACAAAGCATAGAAATTGCTTGTTCCACATAAAGACCAAATCCTACAATAAGAATGTCAAGGTCTTTGTAGTAAATGAAGGACTATATGAAGACTTTGAAGATATAATGAACAATAGTCTAATAGTGAAAGAATTTGAGCGACTTTGGAAGAGAATGATTGAGAAAAGAAACCTTCAAGGGAATCACTACTTTTCCAAAATGTGGGAAATGAGGAAAAGGTTTATCCCGGTCTACTACAAAAATGACTTCTTCCATTTTATACAGACCACATCCAGAAGTGAGGCAACAAATATGAGGTTCAAAGACAATGTAGGGCCAACATATAGTATCATTAGCATTCTGAAAGAGTACAATCAGATTGTTGATACCATAAATCGAGTAGAAATGCTAGAGAACAACTATAGCAAGCAGAAAAGGCCAAAGGAATTTATATTCGACTACAGAATAGAGCAGCAGGCACAACAACTATACAACAAAAATATATTGAAAAAGTTCCATCTACAACTGAAGGCAACATCAAGGCTGAACTATAGGGAAACTGAAGATGGGAAAACATTTCAGGTGTGGCAAAAAAGTAACCAGATTTAG